Part of the Verrucomicrobiota bacterium genome is shown below.
GCGGGGGCGATGTCGTGCGGACTGATCGCGCTCATGGTATCGCGCGGGAGCAGCATGATGGTGGAAAGCATCGCGGAATTGAAGGACATGGACCGGCGCTGGGAGAACGCGATCTGTTTGGTCTCGGGTTATGTCTCGGGCATGCTGTTTGGCTTCAACGGGTTCATGTGGAGCCAGTCGGTGATTGTGGAAGTTTACACGCTGAGTGTGTGGTCCCTGACGGCGGTGATGGTGTTTTTGATGCGGTGGATGTACGCGCCCGACCAGATGCGATGGCTTTACATCGCCTTCTTCCTCTTCGGGATTTGTTTCACCAACCATCAAACCCTCCTGGTGGCGGCGATGGGCGTGCAGGTGGCGATTGTGTTTCGGATGCCCAAGCTTGGCCGCGATATGCTGCTGGGGAACAGTGCGGTTTATCTTGTCGGGTTGATCATGAAGGCCAACGGGCATCTTTCGAGTTTCGACAACAATGCCCCGTTATTCATGATCTACAACATGGTGGGACTGGCCTCCATGGCCGGTTGCGCCTGGCTGACGATGAAAACCGGCGGGTTCCTGACGGAATGGAGGCCGGTGCTGATCCTTGCGGGCATGTGGGTTCTCGGGGCGGCCTTTTATCTCTACATGCCGCTGGCCGGCATGACCAATCCGCCGATGAACTGGGGCTACCCGCGCACGGTCGAGGGGTTCATCCACGCTTTGACACGCGGGCAGTATGAGCGGGCCAATCCCACCAACATTTTTCAGGATCCATTGCGGTTTATCGGGCAGTTGCGCATGTACACGGTGGGCGCGATCGAGGAATTCAATTTCGTGTATTTGCTCATCGGGCTGGTCCCGTACTTTTTCTACCGGCGCATGCAGGCCCGGGAGAAGAGTTGGATCGCGGGATTGACGGGCATTTTTCTCTGTTTGGCGGTACTGCTGCTGATGCTGCTCAACCCGGCTCCGGACCGGCAAAGCAAGGAGTTGAATCGCGTCTTTTTCACGGCCTCCCACGTGATCGTCGCCATGGGCATCGGTTATGGAATGGCCTTGATTGGCGCGGTGTTGCAAACGCACTACGAGCTGTACCGGCGCTGGGCGTTGTTCGGGTTTTCCGCTGCCGCCGGATTGGCGTTGTACGGATTTGCCAGCCTGGAAAGTTTGCAGCCGCTGGCCCGATACACCTCGATGTTCGGGCTTGGCCTGGCCATTGCCGCGGTGGCCTTGGTGTTGTTCATGCGCGAGCGTTTCTATTTGCCGGCTTTGCTTGCGCTGTTCTTCGTGACCCCGACGTATTCGATCATGACCCACTGGGCCGACAACGAGCAGCGGGGCCATCTGTTCGGATACTGGTTCGGGCACGACATGTTCACGCCGCCCTTCAAGGATACCGCGGGCAATCCGTTGTATCCTGAAATGGCGAAGGACACGGTGTTGTTCGGCGGCACCGATCCGGGCCGCTTCAACCCCACCTACATGATTTTTTGCGAAAGCTTCATGCCACCTGAGAAAAAGCCCCTGGACCCGAAGTTCGACCGCCGCGACGTTTATCTCATCACGCAGAACGCTTTGGCGGACAACACGTATCTGAGCTACATCCGGGCGCACTACAACCGCAGCACGCAAATCGATCCGCCCTTCTTCCAGGAGCTCTTCCGGTCCGAGAAAGAGCGCAACCTGGGGCAGACGAATCTGCTGTCGCGGCTGGTGTCCCCCCTGGACCGCATCTTTACGAGCCTTGGAGCCAAGATCGAGGCGGACCGTCGGGCGCGGGGCGTGTATCCGCCTCGCGAGATCAAGACGCCGACCCCCGAGGACTCCAGCAAGGCGTTCAATGACTACATCCGCGACGCGAGCGAGCGTTTGCAGCGCAATCAATTGAAACCGGGCGAGGATGTGAAGGTGATCGAAAACCGTATCCAGGTGTCGGGCCAGGTCGCGGTGATGTCCATCAACGGGTTGCTCACCAAGATGATTTTCGACGCCAATCCGGGCCATGAGTTTTACGTCGAGGAGAGTTTTCCTCTCGACTGGATGTATCCTCATCTGAGTCCGTTCGGGATCATCATGAAGATCAACCGCCAGCCGCTGGGCGAGATCACGGACGAGATGGTCAAGCGCGATCACGACTTCTGGAGGCAATATTCCACGCGGCTCACCGGGGACTGGATTACGTATGATACTTCCGTGAAGGACATTTGTGACTTTGCGGAACGCGTCTATCGGCGGGGTGATTACACGGGATTCACGGGCGATCCCAAGTTCATTCGCGATGACAACGCCCAAAAGGCTTTCTCCAAGCTTCGCAGTGCCATCGCGGGGGTTTACCGCTGGCGCGTGACCAACGCGAAGACGCCGGCGGAACAGCAACGCATGATGAAGGAGGCCGACTTTGCCTTCCGGCAGGCGCTGGCCTACTGCCCTTACAGCCCGGAAGCGGTTTACCGCTACATCGATTTGCTCGCTTCCATGAACCGGCTCGATGACGCCCTCCTCATCGCCGAAACCTGTTACAAATTCGATCAGGACAACGCCGCGATCCAGAATCTGGTCATGCAGATTCGCGGCATGAAACAATCCGGCGGTGGCACCGCCCAAATCCAGCAGCAACTGGAAATGGCGGAAATGCAATTCCGGGCCAACAGCTCGAATGCGGCTTTGGGTTTAACGCTTGTCTCCACGTACCTCCAGTTGGGCAAAACGAACGAGGCGGTGCAGGCGCTGGACCGGCTGGCGTCGAACTCGACCAACGATGTCCAGAGCATGCTGCAAATCGCGCATCTGTATTCGCAGATGGGCATGGGCCAGCGGCTGGAGAAATCGCTCGCCCGCATCGTCGTGCTCATGCCCGAAAATCCCGAGGCTTGGTACGACCTCTCGGCCGTGCAAACGGCCCTGGGCAAACCGAAAGAGGCCTTGACCGCGCTCGGTCAGGCGTTGAACGCGAGCGACGTCCGGCTGGCCAAGAAGGCGGATTCCCGCGATCTGCGCCGTGAGGCGCCGTCCGACGCGAGATTTGCCGCCCTCCGGCCGTTGCCGGAATTCGACCAGGTCGTCGCTTCCAAGCCCGAGCGTTGACCGGGCATGCGAACAGACTTCCCTCGAATGCCCGTGTGTGGCATCTGTTATTCCAAAACCAGCCGGCATGAACGCGATTCGGCCTCCCGTCCTCACAGACCTGTTGCAGCGTCAACCGCCCGGGCATTCCCTGCTCGCCCCTTTTTACTCGGATCCTGAAGTCTATCGCGCCGACCTGGAGCTGATTTGGAAGCGGCAATGGATTTTCGCGGGTCACGAATGCGAGATCCCCGAGCCCGGAGATTACTTCTCCGTGCCGGTGGGGGAGGATTCCATTCTCGTCCTGCGCGATGAGCAGGGCGGAGTGAGGGCGCTGCATAACTTGTGCCGGCATCGGGGTTCCCTTATTTGCGACCAGCCCTGCGGCCAGCTCCACAAACTGGTTTGTCCCTATCATCGCTGGGTTTACAGCCTGGATGGCTCTTTGCTCCATGCGCCGGGCATGCAGGAGGAATTGCCCCGCGAAGACCTTGGATTGATTTCCGTTCCTGCGCGCGCGGTGGAGGGGCTGATTTACTTCTGTCTGAACCCCGCGCCCCCGGAGTTCGATGAAGCCGCCTTGGTGATGGGATCGGTGGCCCGTCCGCAAGGCCTGAGGCAAGCCAAAGTGGCCAAGGCGGTGGATTACCTGGTCGGGGCCAATTGGAAACTGGTGTGGGAGAACAATCGCGAATGTTATCATTGCAACGCGAATCATCCCCAATACACCAGGGCCAACTTCGATCATTACAACGCGGATGACTCGACCCCCCGCATTCGGGAGCAAATGGCGGACGCGGTCCGCCAGAGCGAGGCGCGATGGGCTCGGGCGGGGTTGGCCGCGAGCCACAAGCAAACCGGCATGACGACTTTTCCCGACGCCGAGCGCAACATCTGGTACTCCGCGAATCGCACGGTGCTCGCCGACGGTTACCTCAGTGAGACGATGGACGGACGAACCGTTGCCCCGCTCATGGGAGTCTACCAATCACCGGACGTCGGCACGGTGCGCATGAGGTCCTTGCCGAATTTCTGGAACCATTCCAGTTGCGACCACGGAGTGAGCACGCGCCTGCTGCCCGCCGGACCGGAACGGACCGCCGTTCGAGTCTCGTGGCTGGTCCATCGCGACGCGGAGGAGGGGAAGGACTATGATCTGACCAAGCTTATGCCCTTTTGGCAGCTGACATCGGAGCAAGACTGGGTCATCTGTGAAAGGCAGCAACGCGGCATCCGATCCAGTGCCTATCGGCCGGGTCCGTATTCGACTTACAAAGAATACAATGTGGACGCCTTCGTTCGCTGGTACTTGAATCATTTGCGGGGGAATTTTGCATGAGCGCATTGTCTGATGCCGAAGTCGTCATTGTGGGAGGGGGCGCCGTGGGTTGCGGCGTGGCCTACAGTCTCGCCCGAGCGGGGCATCGGGACCTCCTGCTCATTGAACGCGCTCCGGACGTGGCGCAAGTCACCTCCTCGCAAGGCGCGGGTTTATGCGGACAACCTCGTGACACCGTGGAGCGGACCCGGCTGGCAATGCATTCGGTGGCGACCTTTCGCGAATTGCAGCGCGATGCCAAAGTCCAGCCGGAATGGCATGAAGTGGGTTCCCTTCGCGTGGCCCTGACCGCGAAACGGGCCGAAGAATTCAAGCACCTTCAGCGCGTGGCTGCCGAGGCGGGATTGGAGGTGGAACTCCTGGACCGCGCCTCCGCTGCAAGCATGTGGCCCGAGATGAACTTTGCCGAGGCCACCTCGATCTTGTGGTGTCCTTCGGACGGTTACATGCGGCCTTACGCCGTGGCGAGTTCCTACGCGTATCAGTGCCGCAAGCTGGGAGTCCGGTTTGCCGTCTCCACTCAAGTGGAAGGCGTTTTGGTTGAAAACGGAAGGGTGACCGGTTTGCTGACGAATCGTGGCAAAGTGGCGGCCCGTTATGTCATCAACGCGGCGGGAGCGCACGCCTACCATATCGCCAAGCTGGCGGGACTCGAGTTGCCGATCGTCCCGGTCCGGCATGAATATTTTGTCACGGTCGCGATGGAGGGGATGGTTCCGGAACGCCCCTGTTTTCGCGTCCCGGACATGACCCTTTATGGCCGGCCTAGCGAGGGCGGTTTGCTTTTGGGTGGTTGGGAAAACCAGGCGCTGAATTTGGATCCGCGTTCCTTTTTGCTGAGCGAGGCGGCGCCCGCGGTGATTCCTGATCTGCCGGTCTTGAACGGATTCGAGGATCAATTCAGCCGGTTGCTGCCCGCCGTAAAGGGGGCGGAAAGGAACAGGGTGGGACGCGGGTGGCCGACCTTTACCCCGGACGGGAGGTTCATCATTGGGGAAAGCCGGCGTTTGCGTGGCTTGGTGATGGCGGGGGGATGCAACGCGCACGGCATTAGCGGGTCGGCCGGAATCGGCCGGCTCGTGGTGGAGACGATGTTCGATCGGAACCCTTCGGAATACGCGCGCAGCTTGAATCCCGATCGATTCTTGGATTCGGCCTGGGATTGGGAGAGCGCCCGCCGCGCCGCGGCCCGGGTTTACGAGACTTATTACGGGGTTTGATGCTCGCGTGAGGCGGCGCGCCGGGGATCAGGGACGCGGTGTAATCTCAGACATTCTGACCCGAAGTGAATCAGGATGAGCCCAGTTGGCGATTGATGATGCAGAGGTTGGCGGTCTCAGTATCCGACGGTCTGAGGCGGCGAGAAAAAACAACCCATCGGTCGCGAAACACAAGCCTGCTCGACCACGGGTCATCCCGGAGGGACGCGAGCCATTAGCCGGGGGTGGCGTGAGGTACGAGCGCCACCCCCGGATCCTGGGCACGATAGCGTCGTCGACCCCGGCAGGGGTCGCAGCGGGGGTAAGGAACCGTGCAACATCTACTTCTGGTTTTCTCGCTTGTTCTTTTGACCTGGAGCATCGTTGCACTTCGATCACAGACCCATGGCCAGGGCATGCTCCCTCAGTGCGCCTCGCTCCAGGTCAAAATCCCGGCGCGAGAAAATCGGAATTCATTGTGGCGCGATTCCTAAGTGCGCCTGGCAGGCCCAATCTCCAGCACTCATGACCTGAGAGGCAATGCGTTCGAGCTGTTTCTTGAGCCACCACGGGAGTATCAGCTCCGAATGATCAACGGCCTGCCTATGGGGGATCGGCTGCGGTGGTCTCAAGCATGTTCCCGTCTCCGCAGATGTTCGCTGCTCGAAGTCAGGGGGCCTGAAGCTCAGGGATGAGCGGTCCGCCCCTTGCCCATGAAGAATCGGCCCTGGAGACCTGAAACCCGCACACCCCGGGTATTGACACCTGCGACGCTGGCATCCCTCCGGGCTGCACATGCTTGGGTGACTCGGTGGTATCGTCGCTGCGCTTCTCAACCACCGGCTAATAGCTGGCAAGCCTCCGGCTTGCGACTGAGCCGCTTCACGTCACTCTGGTCTCACATCCCTTCTTCATCCGTCCCGCTTGGGGTCAGGATGTCTGAATCTATGGCCCCGGCCGGTGTCTTCTGGCTGAATGCCTGCAAAAGACCCTCGCCGAACTTCCGCCGGCCCACAGGGAGCTGACCTTTGATCCGGATTTCCACGGTTGAAGTGGCAGCCGTGGGTGCGACCCCAGCCCGCCGGAAAGGCTCCGGCGGGCTGGGCTGGGATGCGCTGGCGAGGCAGGCAATCGAAAATCAGTGGCGGCGGCGTTCGCGGCTGGCTTCGACGATCACGCCTGCCGATGTGCAGGTCCAGTAAATGTCGCCGTCGTGACCCACGGCAATATCGGTCGGCTCTGGATCGCCGGCATCGACCAGCGTTTTCTTCATGGTTCGAAGATTGAGCTCCCACACTTTGTTCTGTCCGCCACTGGCTCCCCCGACGCCAGGGGTCGGCACCTCGGTCCAGTAGAGCCGGTCGCCCTGACGATTCAACGCAATGCCGACCGGATGGTTCAGTCCATCGAGGAGCACGCCGATCTCACCGTGCTTGTTGCGCTCCAAAATTACGCCGGCCGTCTTGCAGGTCCAATAGATCTGTCCATGCCGGTCCATGGCGAGGTTGACCGGTTCCGGTTCCCCTGTGTTGACGACGGTCACGGTTCCATCGTCGAGGTCGAGGCGTTTGACACCGTTGCCGGCATTGGGCGTGGCGGGGTTCGGAACTTCGGTGAAGTACAATTCTTCGTCGCCGGCCACGATTCCGGTGGGACGATTGAGTCCGGAGGCGATTACGCGCGTGGAAAATTCGCCGGCGACGGAGGTGGTGACGGCGAGCAAGGAGAGCGCGCCAAGGAATGAACTGAGGACTTTCATGGGATGATGAATTGAATAAGGTTTGATGTGATTTGGCATGGTGCGATGGTTGCGATTCGCAGCGACCGCGAGTTGAACGACGCGCCGCACCGGAACTGTGAGTGTCTCGGAGGATGATTATTCCCATACGTGAAGGAGAACCCAAGTGGACGACAGAATGGCGGCGCGCCGGGAATAAACTTGGGGCGGCGGTCTCTTCATAAGATTGCCTCCCGGACATCCGAAGTTTGAAGCGCCGTGAACGGCGCGGTCCGGGGCGGAGCGCGGCGTTTACGCCGCATCAAGGTGTGTGTGCGAGAGCGGGTGGCGTGTTCAAAGGGGATGGTTTGATGCAAGAGTGAACGATTGCACCTTTGGCAGGCAGCGCGGCAGGAGGGATTCGGCGCGTGCGAGATTTTGGCGACGCTGAAGCGCCGTGAACGGCGCGGTCCGGCAACCTGCGGATGCTCCCATCCTCGTGCCGTGTATCCCGATGTTGTTGGTAGGGCGGGCCTGTCCCAGCCCGCCGCCCACTGGATGCAAAACATCATGCTCCGGCGGCGCGCCGGGACGGACGCGCCCTACCTGCATCACCGGCAACATCGGGATGCACCGGTCCTCGTGAAATGCGGAAAATAAACATTGATTTTCCGGAGGATGGAGGGTTAAGCAACGGACGAACCCTTAACAAGGAGGATTCTTGAAACCTAGTTGGTATTCTCGTGGACTGGCCGTGCTTGCCGCCGGCTCAGTGTTATTCACCTGCAACATCATCATCACCCGGGCCGCCGAGCCCAAACCGCCTGCGGAAGCAAAAGCGGAATCAAGTGCCCGGCGCCCGTCCCCCTACCGGGGTAAGATCGCCTCCGTCGATCTCGATGCCAAGACGGTGACCCTGGAGGGCAAGACGCGCCAGCGTGTCCTGGTGGTTTCGCCTCAGACGCGCATTCATCGGGACGGACAAATCATTGCGCTGTCGGAGGCCAAAGCCGGCGAGGACATTGCCGGCCAATACCGCCGGATGGAGGACGGAAAAATGGAGGCGGTTTCGATGCGAATCGGGCCCAAGCCGGCCGCTTCGGAACCTGCGCCTCGAAAGCGAAAAGCGAAGGCGGAAAAGCAGCCCTAGAAAAGCGTTTGTTCTCGTGCGATCAAGCCCGGGCGAGCGTCGCGAGGGTGGAGCAATCCGCCAGCGCGGCGCCGTCCCGGGCTTGACCCACCAGGTCGCACACGAGATCGATGGTGCGAAATTCGGGATCGTTGGGATAGAGAACGGACGGGTGCGTGAGCAGGTCGAAGGCGGCTCCCTGTTCGATCGCCCAGGTCACGCCCGCACGGATGGCGCGGAGGAAATCCTCGAGCGGCCAGCGACAGTTGCGAAAGGCCCCGACGTCACTGATCGGGCTCATGGGAACTTCGATGAGTCCGGTCGGATACACAAAAGGCTGGGAGTTCGATTGGGCCTTGACGATGCCGGCCAGAACTTCGTGGTCGGCGCGGGTTCCCGGCTGGCCGTAGGGATGGGCGGGGTAGCGGCAACTGACCCAGGAGAAACCGCAATCGAGGAGCAACTGTTGGATGTCCGGGCGGCCTTGCAGGCCTTCGGCGAATCCGCCGGGAGTGCGGAATCCGGCGGGAGCGAATCCGAGCCGGTGCCGCATGGCTTGGCTGCATTGCTCGATGTTTTCGCGAATGGCCTGGACGGGATCTTGAGTGCGGAGGAGCCAGGGAGCGCGTTGGAAACGGAATTGAAGATCCTCCGGGCGCCGGGCGAGCACGTTGACGTGGTCATAGGTGTGGTTGCCGATGGGATGACCTTCTCGATGAAGTTCCTGCAACCATTCGACGTTCTCCTGTTCGAGTGCCTGTCCAACGAGAAAGAAATGGATGACGCCGCCATGGAACTTGACCCGCCGCGCGGCGGCCAGGGCGTAGCGCTTGGTTTCCTCGTTGAGATGGCCCTTGGTGTAGTCCCAGTGGGTGTCTTCCCAGCGTGGAAAATTGCGGGCCATCTCGAGGTCCATGGTGATGGCGACCCGGGCTTTTCGCCTGGCGGGCGCAGGCGGGTTGGCCGCGGAAACGATGGCGGTCGCGGCAGCCAGCCCGGCGGCCGCTGTGGTCCGGAGGAATTGGCGGCGGTTGGGTGTCCTGTTCGCGTCGATCGTCATGGGTTCCGAGGTTGGTTCTCCGGTGTGAGCTCGATCCACGAGATTTGAGTGATGAACTGGTTCAGCGAGGCGAAGGCGAGGTGCGCGCTGGTGGCGAACTTGGGAGTGGTGTGGGCGGGGAACGTGGCCAGGGTCGCGTCGCCGACCAGAAACGTGTTGAAGTCTTTCGATAAATTCTCATAACCCGCGCAGGTCCTCGCGAAGCACATATCGGTGGCGTAGCCGGTGAGCAGGACGTGGCGCACGCCTTGAGACTGGAGGAACTTTCTCAGTGATTCGTAACCTTCGGCATCATAGATGACCACGTCGTCCGGGAAGTAAGTGATGTCGCGGGTCACGGGGATGGGGAGATCCCAAAAACCGGTGTTGTTGAAGCGGGGTCCGGCATCGAGTCCGGGAAATTGGCGGAAGTAATCGACCGCCGGCGTTTGGGTCGAAAGCTTCAACGTGGCGGGCAGGGCTTCACCTCGATAATGGAATCCCCGAAGCTTGGCGTCGAGTTCGGCGCGGCCTTGCTGGCGTTGCCCGGCGGTGGGAGTGTGTGAGAAGGACCGGTAAAGCTTGTGACGGATCGGATCACGCGAACCCGGAAGGCTGAGCAGGATGGCGGCCACCTTCCCTCGCATTGTTTTCAAGAAGGGATCGATGACCTCACGGGTGTGGCGGGCCGCGAGGTGGTTCTTTTCCGGCGTGCAGAAGTCCGCCACGCCCGCCGGTTCAGGAGTGTTCCAGCCTTGTCCGTCGTCGATGCCCCAAGGGTGGACCATGATGACGGCGGTTTCGCGGGCTCTCAGGAGGTTCGGGATTTCAATAATGCCGCGGGCGTTGTAGCTCCAGCGCCAGGCACGAACCCGCAGGTCCGCTCCGGCATCGTTGACGACCGGGGGCGCCTCGAAGCGATGGGTTTCGCGGATGGGTTCGACCCATTCCGGATGATCTGCCAGGAGCGGGGCAGGGTGGGACAGGCGCGTCAGGGTGTTGGTGTAATGGACAGGCTCGGAAGCGGCGAGCGCGAGAAGGAAGGCACGGCAGAGACCCGTGGCGAGCAGGCGGGAATTCATGGTGGAGAGAATGCCGGGGGCTGGCTCTGGAGGAAAGCGAACAAATCCCGCAGGTCCTGAGGAGTGAGGCCAGACAACGTTCCTTCAGGCATGATCGAGATCGCGGATTCTTTGACGGATTGAACTTCGGAAGCGGGGAAGACGATTCGTTCTCCCGTGGCGGTGCCAAGGATCCACTGCATGCCACCCTGTTCCAGGAGGACCCCGGAGTACGCGCTTCCCCCGCGCAGTTGAATCTCCTGCGCCAGGTATTCTTTGCGAATGGCGGCGCTGGGGTCGACGAGGCT
Proteins encoded:
- a CDS encoding DUF2723 domain-containing protein → MDKTHSPKPKKAKEADAPSSPSSSPPAKAKIPPLFRPIDWWAFGLTSFLVMLGYWLSLAPDVTLEDSGELAVGSMYAGVPHPPGYPVWTIYTWLFTKLVPFSNIAWRVALASAFAGAMSCGLIALMVSRGSSMMVESIAELKDMDRRWENAICLVSGYVSGMLFGFNGFMWSQSVIVEVYTLSVWSLTAVMVFLMRWMYAPDQMRWLYIAFFLFGICFTNHQTLLVAAMGVQVAIVFRMPKLGRDMLLGNSAVYLVGLIMKANGHLSSFDNNAPLFMIYNMVGLASMAGCAWLTMKTGGFLTEWRPVLILAGMWVLGAAFYLYMPLAGMTNPPMNWGYPRTVEGFIHALTRGQYERANPTNIFQDPLRFIGQLRMYTVGAIEEFNFVYLLIGLVPYFFYRRMQAREKSWIAGLTGIFLCLAVLLLMLLNPAPDRQSKELNRVFFTASHVIVAMGIGYGMALIGAVLQTHYELYRRWALFGFSAAAGLALYGFASLESLQPLARYTSMFGLGLAIAAVALVLFMRERFYLPALLALFFVTPTYSIMTHWADNEQRGHLFGYWFGHDMFTPPFKDTAGNPLYPEMAKDTVLFGGTDPGRFNPTYMIFCESFMPPEKKPLDPKFDRRDVYLITQNALADNTYLSYIRAHYNRSTQIDPPFFQELFRSEKERNLGQTNLLSRLVSPLDRIFTSLGAKIEADRRARGVYPPREIKTPTPEDSSKAFNDYIRDASERLQRNQLKPGEDVKVIENRIQVSGQVAVMSINGLLTKMIFDANPGHEFYVEESFPLDWMYPHLSPFGIIMKINRQPLGEITDEMVKRDHDFWRQYSTRLTGDWITYDTSVKDICDFAERVYRRGDYTGFTGDPKFIRDDNAQKAFSKLRSAIAGVYRWRVTNAKTPAEQQRMMKEADFAFRQALAYCPYSPEAVYRYIDLLASMNRLDDALLIAETCYKFDQDNAAIQNLVMQIRGMKQSGGGTAQIQQQLEMAEMQFRANSSNAALGLTLVSTYLQLGKTNEAVQALDRLASNSTNDVQSMLQIAHLYSQMGMGQRLEKSLARIVVLMPENPEAWYDLSAVQTALGKPKEALTALGQALNASDVRLAKKADSRDLRREAPSDARFAALRPLPEFDQVVASKPER
- a CDS encoding aromatic ring-hydroxylating dioxygenase subunit alpha, whose protein sequence is MNAIRPPVLTDLLQRQPPGHSLLAPFYSDPEVYRADLELIWKRQWIFAGHECEIPEPGDYFSVPVGEDSILVLRDEQGGVRALHNLCRHRGSLICDQPCGQLHKLVCPYHRWVYSLDGSLLHAPGMQEELPREDLGLISVPARAVEGLIYFCLNPAPPEFDEAALVMGSVARPQGLRQAKVAKAVDYLVGANWKLVWENNRECYHCNANHPQYTRANFDHYNADDSTPRIREQMADAVRQSEARWARAGLAASHKQTGMTTFPDAERNIWYSANRTVLADGYLSETMDGRTVAPLMGVYQSPDVGTVRMRSLPNFWNHSSCDHGVSTRLLPAGPERTAVRVSWLVHRDAEEGKDYDLTKLMPFWQLTSEQDWVICERQQRGIRSSAYRPGPYSTYKEYNVDAFVRWYLNHLRGNFA
- a CDS encoding FAD-binding oxidoreductase; this translates as MSALSDAEVVIVGGGAVGCGVAYSLARAGHRDLLLIERAPDVAQVTSSQGAGLCGQPRDTVERTRLAMHSVATFRELQRDAKVQPEWHEVGSLRVALTAKRAEEFKHLQRVAAEAGLEVELLDRASAASMWPEMNFAEATSILWCPSDGYMRPYAVASSYAYQCRKLGVRFAVSTQVEGVLVENGRVTGLLTNRGKVAARYVINAAGAHAYHIAKLAGLELPIVPVRHEYFVTVAMEGMVPERPCFRVPDMTLYGRPSEGGLLLGGWENQALNLDPRSFLLSEAAPAVIPDLPVLNGFEDQFSRLLPAVKGAERNRVGRGWPTFTPDGRFIIGESRRLRGLVMAGGCNAHGISGSAGIGRLVVETMFDRNPSEYARSLNPDRFLDSAWDWESARRAAARVYETYYGV
- a CDS encoding twin-arginine translocation signal domain-containing protein, with the translated sequence MTIDANRTPNRRQFLRTTAAAGLAAATAIVSAANPPAPARRKARVAITMDLEMARNFPRWEDTHWDYTKGHLNEETKRYALAAARRVKFHGGVIHFFLVGQALEQENVEWLQELHREGHPIGNHTYDHVNVLARRPEDLQFRFQRAPWLLRTQDPVQAIRENIEQCSQAMRHRLGFAPAGFRTPGGFAEGLQGRPDIQQLLLDCGFSWVSCRYPAHPYGQPGTRADHEVLAGIVKAQSNSQPFVYPTGLIEVPMSPISDVGAFRNCRWPLEDFLRAIRAGVTWAIEQGAAFDLLTHPSVLYPNDPEFRTIDLVCDLVGQARDGAALADCSTLATLARA
- a CDS encoding isochorismatase family protein encodes the protein MNSRLLATGLCRAFLLALAASEPVHYTNTLTRLSHPAPLLADHPEWVEPIRETHRFEAPPVVNDAGADLRVRAWRWSYNARGIIEIPNLLRARETAVIMVHPWGIDDGQGWNTPEPAGVADFCTPEKNHLAARHTREVIDPFLKTMRGKVAAILLSLPGSRDPIRHKLYRSFSHTPTAGQRQQGRAELDAKLRGFHYRGEALPATLKLSTQTPAVDYFRQFPGLDAGPRFNNTGFWDLPIPVTRDITYFPDDVVIYDAEGYESLRKFLQSQGVRHVLLTGYATDMCFARTCAGYENLSKDFNTFLVGDATLATFPAHTTPKFATSAHLAFASLNQFITQISWIELTPENQPRNP